A window from Streptomyces sp. NBC_00299 encodes these proteins:
- a CDS encoding lysylphosphatidylglycerol synthase domain-containing protein, protein MKQQGVHPEGAESTSDASSRPDAANADKKDTGDSGGKKDEPGKGGGTSDAGRKAVEGKAAYDLEEVHSDEVEGDEPLLPARVHRPSDLMRLLVGVLGIALLLAIAAFAHGTTSGLEQDINKGTGQAPDLFSKIAGLVSSIAILLVPVAFAIERLIKRDGLRIADGVLAAVLAHGVTLATDLWVARAAPDSIRDALTQPSPGDIGSLTDPVHGYLAPVIAYMTAVGMSRRPRWRAVLWAVLVLYAFSMLVTGYTTPFSILLTLLIGWTVAYGTLYAVGSPNVRPTGRTLMAGLRHVGFRPVSAAREEVSEESGDRGRRYFVTLEEGPPLDVTVVDREQQAQGFFYRAWRNLTLRGFATRSSLQSLRQALEQEALLAYAAIAAGANAPKLIATSELGPDAVMLVYEHTGGHTLDSLPDEEITDDLLRDTWLQVKALQSRRIAHRRLVGDAILVDRSGKVIITDLRIGEIAANNLLLRMDISQLLVTLGLRVGAERAVASAVGVLGPDAVADCLPMLQPIALSRSTRATLRRLARERAQREREAVLEASRHAKHARSEETAEDAGPVLDKPDQELDKQLDKPEKQDKKTVRAQARAEKRAIDEAVDEAREEDLLTQIRHEVLLIRPQAPVEPARLERVRPRTLISLIAGAIGAYFLLTQLTHIEFGPLIANAEWGWVAAAVLFSAASYFAAAMALLGFVPERVPFRRTVSAQVAGSFVKIVAPAAVGGVALNTRFLQRAGVRPGLAVASVGASQLFGLGCHILMLLAFGYLTGTEKTPSLSPSRTVIAGLLTVAVLVLVVTSVPFLRKFVVTRVRSLFAGVVPRMLDVLQRPQKLVTGIGGMLLLTACFVMCLDASIRAFGSEGTSISLASVAVVFLAGNALGSAAPTPGGVGAVEATLTVGLIAVGLPSEVAAPSVLLFRLLTLWLPVLPGWLAFNHLTRKGAL, encoded by the coding sequence ATGAAGCAGCAGGGTGTGCACCCGGAGGGCGCGGAAAGCACCTCTGACGCTTCGTCGCGCCCGGACGCCGCGAACGCCGACAAGAAGGACACCGGCGACAGCGGCGGCAAGAAGGACGAGCCCGGCAAGGGTGGCGGCACGAGCGACGCCGGCCGCAAGGCCGTCGAGGGGAAGGCCGCGTACGACCTCGAAGAGGTGCACTCCGACGAGGTCGAGGGCGACGAACCGCTGCTCCCCGCGCGCGTGCACCGCCCGTCCGACCTCATGCGGCTCCTCGTGGGCGTGCTGGGCATCGCCCTGCTGCTCGCGATCGCCGCGTTCGCGCACGGCACCACCTCGGGTCTCGAGCAGGACATCAACAAGGGCACCGGACAGGCGCCCGACTTGTTCAGCAAGATCGCCGGGCTCGTGTCCAGCATCGCGATCCTCCTGGTGCCCGTCGCCTTCGCGATCGAGCGCCTGATCAAGCGGGACGGGCTGCGGATCGCCGACGGCGTCCTCGCCGCGGTCCTCGCGCACGGCGTGACGCTCGCCACAGACCTGTGGGTCGCGCGGGCCGCCCCGGACTCCATCCGGGACGCACTCACCCAGCCCTCCCCCGGCGACATCGGCTCCCTCACCGACCCGGTGCACGGCTACCTCGCCCCGGTCATCGCGTACATGACGGCCGTGGGCATGTCCCGCAGACCCCGCTGGCGTGCGGTCCTGTGGGCGGTCCTGGTCCTGTACGCCTTCTCGATGCTGGTCACCGGCTACACCACGCCGTTCTCGATCCTCCTGACGCTCCTGATCGGCTGGACCGTCGCCTACGGCACGCTGTACGCGGTCGGCTCGCCCAACGTCCGGCCCACAGGGCGGACCCTGATGGCGGGCCTCAGGCACGTCGGCTTCCGCCCGGTGAGCGCGGCCCGCGAGGAGGTGTCGGAGGAGTCCGGCGACCGTGGCCGGCGCTACTTCGTCACCCTTGAGGAGGGTCCCCCGCTCGACGTCACGGTGGTCGACCGGGAGCAGCAGGCCCAGGGCTTCTTCTACCGCGCGTGGCGCAATCTGACGCTGCGCGGCTTTGCCACCCGAAGCAGCCTCCAGTCGCTGCGCCAGGCCCTGGAGCAGGAGGCGCTGCTCGCCTACGCGGCGATCGCGGCGGGCGCCAACGCGCCCAAGCTGATCGCCACCTCGGAGCTCGGCCCGGACGCCGTGATGCTGGTCTACGAGCACACCGGCGGGCACACCCTGGACTCGCTGCCGGACGAGGAGATCACCGACGACCTGCTGCGCGACACCTGGCTCCAGGTGAAGGCGCTGCAGTCCCGCCGCATCGCCCACCGCAGGCTCGTGGGTGACGCGATTCTGGTGGATCGTTCCGGCAAGGTGATCATCACCGATCTGCGGATCGGCGAGATCGCGGCCAACAATCTGCTGCTGCGCATGGACATCTCCCAGCTGCTGGTGACGCTGGGCCTGCGCGTCGGCGCCGAGCGCGCGGTGGCCTCGGCGGTGGGCGTACTCGGCCCCGACGCCGTGGCCGACTGTCTGCCGATGCTGCAGCCCATCGCCCTGAGCCGCTCCACGCGCGCGACGCTTCGCCGACTCGCCCGCGAGCGAGCCCAGCGCGAGCGTGAGGCGGTGCTGGAGGCCTCCCGGCACGCCAAGCACGCGCGCAGCGAGGAGACCGCGGAGGACGCCGGGCCGGTACTCGACAAGCCGGACCAGGAGCTCGACAAGCAGCTCGACAAGCCGGAGAAGCAGGACAAGAAAACCGTACGGGCGCAGGCGCGGGCCGAGAAGCGGGCCATCGACGAGGCCGTGGACGAGGCTCGCGAGGAGGATCTGCTCACGCAGATCCGCCACGAGGTGCTGCTCATCAGGCCGCAGGCACCCGTCGAACCCGCCCGACTGGAGCGCGTGCGGCCGCGCACGCTGATCAGCCTCATCGCCGGTGCCATCGGCGCGTACTTCCTGCTGACGCAGCTCACGCACATCGAGTTCGGCCCGCTCATCGCCAACGCCGAGTGGGGCTGGGTGGCCGCGGCTGTGCTGTTCTCGGCGGCCAGTTACTTCGCGGCGGCGATGGCGCTGCTGGGGTTCGTGCCCGAGCGGGTGCCGTTCCGGCGGACCGTGTCGGCGCAGGTCGCCGGGTCCTTCGTGAAGATCGTCGCGCCGGCCGCGGTCGGCGGCGTCGCCCTCAACACGCGGTTCCTGCAGCGCGCGGGAGTGCGGCCGGGACTCGCGGTGGCGAGCGTCGGCGCCTCGCAGTTGTTCGGGCTCGGCTGCCACATCCTGATGCTGCTGGCCTTCGGTTATCTGACCGGCACCGAGAAGACGCCGTCGCTGTCGCCGTCCCGGACCGTCATCGCGGGTCTGCTGACGGTGGCCGTACTGGTGCTCGTGGTGACGTCGGTGCCGTTCCTGCGGAAATTCGTCGTCACGCGCGTGAGGTCGTTGTTCGCGGGTGTCGTGCCGCGCATGCTCGACGTGCTCCAGCGGCCCCAGAAACTGGTCACCGGCATCGGCGGCATGCTGCTGCTGACCGCCTGCTTCGTGATGTGCCTGGACGCGTCCATCAGGGCGTTCGGCAGCGAGGGGACCTCGATCAGCCTCGCCAGCGTGGCCGTCGTCTTCCTCGCGGGCAACGCCCTCGGCTCCGCGGCCCCGACCCCGGGCGGCGTCGGCGCCGTGGAGGCGACCCTGACCGTCGGTCTGATCGCCGTGGGCCTGCCCAGCGAGGTCGCCGCGCCGTCGGTGCTGCTGTTCCGGCTGCTGACACTGTGGCTGCCGGTGCTGCCGGGCTGGCTGGCCTTCAACCACCTGACCCGCAAGGGCGCGCTCTGA